One Lactobacillus sp. CBA3606 DNA segment encodes these proteins:
- the hisB gene encoding imidazoleglycerol-phosphate dehydratase HisB, with product MRQATIKRETKETQIEISLNLDEQSGIQIDTGIGFLNHMLTLFAKHGRFGLVVKAHGDLDVDPHHTTEDTGIVLGECFKQALGDKVGIERYGTEFVPMDETLGQVSVDLSGRSYLVFDAELTNPRLGGLDTETIEDFFQAVAFATEMNLHARILYGRNTHHKIESLFKAFGRAMRAAVTVNPDIIGVNSTKGVI from the coding sequence ATGCGACAAGCAACGATTAAGCGTGAAACTAAAGAAACGCAAATTGAAATTAGCTTAAATTTGGATGAACAAAGTGGTATTCAGATTGATACCGGCATTGGCTTTTTGAATCACATGCTCACGTTATTTGCGAAACATGGGCGCTTTGGCTTGGTTGTCAAAGCACATGGGGATTTAGATGTTGACCCGCACCATACGACTGAGGATACTGGGATTGTCTTAGGCGAATGTTTCAAACAAGCCTTGGGTGACAAAGTCGGGATTGAACGCTATGGGACTGAATTTGTTCCAATGGATGAAACGCTGGGACAAGTCAGTGTGGATTTGAGCGGCCGTTCTTATTTGGTCTTTGATGCAGAATTAACTAACCCCCGCTTAGGCGGTCTCGATACGGAAACGATTGAAGATTTCTTTCAAGCCGTGGCGTTTGCGACCGAAATGAATTTACATGCGCGGATCTTATATGGCCGCAATACACATCACAAAATTGAAAGTTTGTTCAAAGCCTTCGGTCGAGCGATGCGGGCAGCCGTCACGGTTAATCCAGATATTATCGGGGTCAATTCCACCAAGGGTGTGATTTAG
- the hisD gene encoding histidinol dehydrogenase yields the protein MKIINEDLATLKKLVQTKTQQLTDEKVGLAVQKIIARVIKEGDTALKAYEKQFDQVDIEAFKLSTATIDAAYEQLDPQVKAALMLAKRNITSFHEKEKATGFMDTEQPGVLRGQKLLPLNRVGLYVPGGTAAYPSTILMSALPAKIAGVNEIIMVTPPQKAGINPAVLAAAKIAGVDAIYQVGGAQAIAALAYGTESIPQVDKIIGPGNVFVATAKKQVFGQVAIDMVAGPSEIGIIADDSANPRELAADLLSQAEHDPLARPILITDSSKLAQAVSDNVTRQLKVLPRREIATAAVNNKGFIAVVDQVTAMFDLMNTVAPEHLEIQLENPTQYLSLIKNAGSVFLGRYASEPLGDYVAGPNHILPTSGTARFSSPLGVYDFVKRTSFVQYTRAALAKEADAITTLARVEGLEGHARAIEARFDTYYD from the coding sequence ATGAAAATTATTAATGAAGATTTAGCGACCTTAAAAAAACTGGTCCAAACTAAAACGCAACAATTAACAGATGAAAAAGTTGGTTTAGCCGTTCAAAAAATTATTGCCCGGGTGATTAAAGAGGGCGATACGGCTTTAAAAGCGTATGAAAAGCAATTTGATCAAGTCGATATTGAGGCGTTTAAGTTATCGACGGCGACTATTGATGCGGCATATGAGCAATTAGACCCCCAAGTGAAAGCGGCATTAATGTTAGCCAAGCGTAACATTACGAGCTTTCATGAGAAGGAAAAGGCGACTGGTTTTATGGATACGGAACAACCAGGGGTCTTACGGGGACAAAAATTATTACCCTTGAATCGGGTCGGGCTCTATGTGCCAGGTGGGACCGCCGCTTATCCATCGACTATTTTGATGAGTGCCTTACCGGCTAAGATTGCAGGCGTGAATGAAATTATTATGGTCACACCGCCACAAAAAGCGGGGATTAATCCGGCGGTGTTAGCGGCGGCTAAAATTGCGGGCGTCGATGCGATTTATCAAGTTGGCGGTGCCCAGGCGATTGCGGCTTTAGCTTATGGGACTGAATCAATTCCACAAGTGGATAAGATTATCGGTCCGGGGAATGTCTTCGTTGCAACGGCGAAAAAGCAAGTCTTTGGTCAGGTCGCAATTGATATGGTGGCTGGCCCATCGGAAATCGGGATTATTGCAGATGATAGTGCTAATCCACGTGAGTTAGCGGCTGATTTACTCAGCCAAGCAGAACATGATCCGTTGGCACGGCCAATTCTAATTACCGATAGTTCTAAATTAGCCCAAGCTGTTAGTGATAACGTGACGCGACAATTGAAAGTTTTACCACGAAGGGAGATCGCGACGGCGGCGGTTAATAATAAAGGCTTCATCGCAGTGGTGGATCAAGTGACGGCAATGTTTGACCTGATGAACACGGTGGCACCAGAACATTTAGAGATACAATTGGAAAATCCAACACAATATTTGAGTTTGATTAAAAATGCGGGTTCAGTCTTCTTAGGCCGTTACGCCTCGGAACCGCTGGGAGATTATGTGGCGGGGCCTAATCATATCTTACCAACCAGTGGGACGGCCCGGTTTTCTTCACCATTAGGGGTCTACGACTTTGTCAAACGAACCTCGTTTGTGCAATATACGCGTGCGGCACTGGCTAAAGAAGCGGATGCAATTACGACATTAGCACGGGTCGAAGGCTTAGAAGGTCATGCGCGTGCGATTGAAGCCCGCTTTGATACGTATTACGACTAG
- the hisG gene encoding ATP phosphoribosyltransferase translates to MTAERLKIALTKGRVEQQVLPLLEQAGIDCSLVRNKQRRLIFDSTTQPYEFILAKGPDVTTFLERGAADIGIVGSDILIEHQSTQYELLDLGVGRCQFVLASTADFDPQAPKRKIIGTKYPLITKRYFDQLGQDVEIIKIEGSVELAPLTGLADAIVDITETGTTIRENHLQIYDYLQTVSTRLVVNRLALKQHQSAIYELVDRLATVVEQPKECLS, encoded by the coding sequence ATGACAGCAGAACGTTTAAAAATTGCATTGACTAAGGGGCGCGTTGAACAACAAGTGTTGCCGTTGTTAGAACAAGCCGGGATTGACTGTTCGCTGGTCCGTAATAAGCAACGGCGCTTGATCTTTGATTCCACAACGCAACCCTATGAATTTATTTTAGCGAAAGGCCCTGATGTGACCACGTTTTTAGAACGTGGGGCTGCCGATATTGGGATCGTCGGCAGTGATATTTTGATTGAACACCAGAGCACGCAATATGAATTGTTGGACTTGGGTGTCGGCCGGTGCCAGTTCGTCTTAGCTTCAACGGCAGATTTTGATCCGCAAGCGCCCAAACGCAAAATTATTGGCACGAAGTATCCCTTAATTACGAAGCGCTATTTTGATCAATTGGGGCAAGATGTGGAGATTATTAAGATTGAAGGTTCGGTGGAACTAGCGCCGCTAACCGGGTTGGCGGATGCCATTGTGGATATTACAGAGACCGGAACCACCATTCGTGAGAACCACTTACAGATTTATGATTATTTACAGACGGTCTCGACCCGCTTAGTCGTGAACCGCTTGGCGTTGAAACAGCATCAAAGCGCTATTTATGAGTTGGTCGATCGCTTAGCGACAGTCGTGGAACAACCAAAGGAGTGTTTGTCATGA
- a CDS encoding ATP phosphoribosyltransferase regulatory subunit produces the protein MLSNLLPLGTRDEFGRRAARKQQLIAVIQAHFRQRGLAAIATPLLEHQAVFDPYQMGSYQMYRLLDAEGQTLVLRPDLTLPIARFLSATKIPLPQKFGYVGDIFRVSRRLSGSYNQMTQAGVELIGYASIKAELECLTIANQLSTALIADAVEIELGDAQFAQQVVASLTTDVTRQTAIKQALFNKQIPQYDALIATYQAEPLYDFLQKWPRLFGKPALILAQLTAAPLPASVKPSIERLRAVVAWMQRTMPNQAVSLDLSSQAPQKYYTGLTFRGYSQAGAGYLFSGGRYDQLLANFQAQSEPAVGMGLDVDLLTELALDTTTPPAKQLLYFEPAQWSQAEKRLAAQPNATLSLAPTLALARVEAQQMGATLVDLTKGA, from the coding sequence ATGTTAAGTAATCTTTTACCACTTGGGACTCGCGATGAATTTGGTCGGCGGGCAGCCAGAAAACAGCAATTAATCGCGGTGATTCAGGCCCATTTTAGACAGCGAGGCTTAGCGGCCATTGCCACACCATTATTAGAGCATCAAGCGGTCTTTGATCCTTACCAAATGGGCAGCTACCAAATGTATCGGTTATTAGATGCGGAAGGGCAGACGTTGGTGTTACGCCCGGATCTAACGTTGCCAATTGCGCGTTTTCTGAGTGCGACTAAGATTCCATTACCCCAAAAATTTGGCTACGTTGGCGATATTTTCCGAGTGAGTCGGCGGTTGTCAGGTTCTTATAACCAAATGACGCAAGCGGGGGTTGAGCTAATCGGGTATGCCTCGATTAAGGCTGAACTGGAATGTCTCACGATTGCGAATCAATTGAGTACGGCGCTAATCGCCGATGCCGTTGAAATCGAACTTGGCGATGCGCAGTTCGCCCAACAAGTCGTGGCGAGCCTGACGACGGATGTGACCCGGCAAACTGCCATTAAGCAGGCCTTGTTCAATAAGCAGATTCCACAATATGATGCGTTGATTGCGACCTATCAAGCTGAACCGTTATATGACTTCTTACAAAAATGGCCACGGTTGTTTGGCAAGCCGGCGTTGATTTTAGCCCAGCTAACGGCCGCACCATTACCGGCCAGCGTTAAGCCAAGTATCGAACGCTTACGCGCGGTCGTTGCGTGGATGCAACGTACCATGCCGAATCAGGCGGTGTCACTGGATTTGAGTAGTCAAGCGCCACAAAAATATTATACCGGCTTGACCTTTCGGGGGTATTCACAAGCTGGTGCCGGTTACTTGTTCAGCGGTGGTCGCTATGACCAACTACTGGCGAACTTCCAAGCACAAAGTGAACCAGCCGTCGGGATGGGCTTAGATGTTGATTTATTGACGGAATTGGCGCTTGATACGACGACACCACCGGCTAAACAATTACTATACTTTGAACCAGCCCAATGGTCGCAAGCTGAAAAAAGACTAGCCGCCCAACCAAATGCAACTTTAAGTTTGGCACCGACGTTGGCGCTAGCACGAGTGGAAGCGCAACAAATGGGTGCAACGTTGGTTGATTTGACAAAAGGGGCTTAA
- the hisJ gene encoding histidinol-phosphatase HisJ: MLMDGHTHTELCPHGSGEATEKMIQRAIQLGMQKYCITEHAPLPPDFKQQYAGQLTGFTTASLPLALVPDYLKLARALQKKYASQLAISVGFEVDFLPDQVAWTRAFLNEYGPQTQENILSVHFMRGTDQKFWCLDDTLTDFETGFEAWLNQPQVLFNQYYQTVLASVVADLGPTAPQRIGHMSLIRKFQDRFNLTAPLDATNLALVDEILDQIKWQNREIDLNLAGLFKPFCNDFYPGHQILERAKKRGIPLIYGSDAHDIQSVGHGQHLAIALING, from the coding sequence ATGTTAATGGATGGTCATACACATACTGAACTATGTCCGCACGGTAGTGGTGAAGCCACTGAAAAAATGATTCAACGTGCGATTCAATTGGGAATGCAGAAGTATTGCATTACGGAACATGCCCCGTTACCGCCGGATTTTAAGCAACAATATGCGGGACAGCTAACTGGCTTTACCACGGCATCGTTGCCGTTAGCGCTGGTCCCCGATTACTTAAAGCTGGCGCGGGCATTACAAAAGAAATATGCCAGTCAATTAGCGATTTCCGTTGGTTTCGAAGTGGATTTCTTGCCGGATCAGGTGGCATGGACGCGGGCATTTTTAAATGAATATGGGCCACAAACGCAAGAAAACATTTTGTCAGTGCATTTTATGCGGGGCACGGATCAAAAATTTTGGTGTTTGGATGATACGTTGACGGATTTTGAAACTGGGTTTGAAGCATGGCTCAACCAACCGCAAGTGCTGTTCAATCAGTATTATCAAACAGTTTTGGCTTCGGTCGTCGCTGATTTAGGTCCGACTGCGCCGCAACGTATTGGTCATATGAGTTTAATTCGCAAGTTTCAAGACCGTTTTAACTTAACGGCGCCTTTAGATGCGACCAATCTCGCTTTGGTTGATGAGATTTTAGATCAGATAAAATGGCAAAATCGTGAAATTGATTTAAACTTGGCTGGTTTATTTAAACCATTTTGTAATGATTTTTATCCCGGTCATCAAATCTTAGAACGGGCTAAAAAACGTGGTATACCGCTAATATACGGTTCTGATGCGCATGATATTCAAAGCGTTGGTCACGGGCAACATTTAGCAATTGCTTTAATTAATGGTTGA